From Aspergillus fumigatus Af293 chromosome 5, whole genome shotgun sequence, a single genomic window includes:
- a CDS encoding putative amidase yields MTLLAVGQATHSPNCLPDSAVGTTWKMISAEYISKRKGNVCLIAAVLSTAAFGVVLAYISTAMLHLSKWFLAPFVYATTTASSPKSSPNGTAARQCVFPSLIEATTAELQEGLTKGCFSSVDLVNAYVTRINEVNSTLHMVLEVNPDAWDIARQLDLERKYGRVRGPLHGLPILVKGNIGTEDKTETAAGSYALVGAKVAADSTVAKKLRQAGVIILGKTSLSEWANFRSLNGSSGWNAQGGQTYAAYYPKQDPSGSSSGSGVAADLGLAFAALGTETNGSILSPSENSNIVGIKPTVGLTSRYMVIPISERQDTIGPMARTVKDAAIILQAIAGPDKNDNYTLASPFGSHLPNYVAACTLSGLKGKRIGIPRNVINTLDASSEPIVSAFEAAVSVISKAGATIVEDADFTGYDEYLNTSITQAVVAADFISDIASYLSKLKTNPNNLHNLEDIRRFTQQSPLEDYPSRDTGIWDLALASGINNTSPEFWPMHLRSLYYGEEGGLTGALSRHKLDAVILPTALAPDIPAIIGAPAITVPLGSFPAGTPIEYNKRGNLVEKAPGIPFGISFLGPKWSEESLIGMAYAFEQRTLVRKKLQRYIEPKSDLSMLL; encoded by the exons ATGACACTCCTTGCAGTAGGACAAGCGACACATAGCCCCAATTGTCTGCCCGACTCGGCCGTCGGCAcaacctggaagatgatctCCGCAGAGTACATAAGTAAGCGGAAAGGAAATGTGTGCCTGATCGCAGCAGTATTGTCTACCGCAGCATTCGGGGTTGTGCTAGCCTATATTTCCACAGCCATGTTACACTTAAGCAAATGGTTTCTGGCGCCCTTTGTGTATGCGACGACCACTGCATCAAGTCCTAAGAGTTCGCCGAATGGTACAGCAGCTCGTCAATGTGTATTTCCCTCCCTGATTGAAGCAACGACGGCCGAGCTCCAGGAGGGGCTCACTAAAGGCTGCTTCTCCAGTGTCGATCTGGTCAAT GCGTATGTGACGCGGATAAATGAGGTCAACTCGACACTTCATATGGTCCTCGAGGTCAATCCCGACGCATGGGACATAGCTCGGCAGCTTGACTTGGAGAGAAAATATGGACGGGTACGAGG ACCGTTGCACGGCCTTCCCATCCTTGTCAAAGGCAACATCGGCACTGAGGACAAGACGGAAACAGCTG CCGGCTCTTATGCGCTTGTTGGCGCCAAGGTGGCTGCGGATTCAACTGTTGCAAAGAAGCTCAGACAAGCAggcgtcatcatcctcggcaAGACGAGCCTGTCAGAGTGGGCGAATTTCAGGTCACTGAATGGGTCCTCCGGCTGGAACGCTCAGGGAGGCCAGACATATGCAGCTTACTACCCAAAGCAGGATCCCAGCGGTAGTTCAAGCGGCAGCGGCGTCGCAGCTGACTTGGGCCTTGCCTTTGCAGCCCTAGGTACTGAG ACAAATGGAAGCATTCTATCTCCgagtgagaatagtaatATTGTTGGCATAAAGCCCACCGTCGGCCTTACCTCACGGTATATGGTCATTCCCATAAGCGAGCGCCAGGATACAATCGGGCCGATGGCCCGGACTGTCAAAGACGCAGCAATCATTCTTCAAGCAATTGCAGGTCCAGACAAAAATGACAACTATACGCTGGCGTCTCCATTTGGCAGTCACCTCCCGAATTACGTCGCCGCTTGCACGTTGTCCGGGTTGAAAGGGAAACGAATCGGTATACCTCGTAACGTCATCAACACTTTGGACGCGTCAAGTGAGCCGATAGTGTCTGCCTTTGAGGCCGCTGTCTCCGTGATTTCCAAAGCCGGTGCGACAATCGTTGAGGATGCGGACTTCACAGGCTACGACGAGTACCTCAACACTTCGATCACACAGGCTGTTGTGGCTGCTGACTTCATCAGCGATATTGCCTCATATCTCTCGAAACTGAAGACCAACCCGAACAACCTTCACAATCTGGAAGATATCCGGCGATTCACTCAGCAGTCGCCACTGGAAGACTATCCATCCCGTGATACAGGCATCTGGGATCTCGCGCTTGCTAGCGGTATCAACAACACCTCGCCCGAGTTCTGGCCAATGCACTTGCGGAGCCTGTACtacggagaagagggagggtTGACAGGTGCCTTGTCCCGCCACAAGCTTGACGCTGTCATTCTTCCAACGGCTCTCGCTCCCGATATACCGGCAATCATCGGGGCACCAGCGATTACAGTTCCTCTTGGGTCTTTCCCTGCGGGAACACCCATTGAGTACAATAAACGAGGCAACTTGGTTGAAAAGGCGCCTGGCATCCCCTTTGGAATCAGCTTTCTTGGACCCAAATGGAGCGAGGAGAGCCTGATAGGCATGGCCTATGCATTCGAACAGCGGACGCTggtgaggaagaagctgcaaAGATATATTGAACCGAAAAGCGACCTGAGCATGTTGTTATAA
- the rhgB gene encoding putative extracellular rhamnogalacturonase, with translation MRLHAFTLLSLLGLVPSFAAASLSGSVGPLTSASAKAAKKTCNVLDYGAKADKKTDLGPPLAAAFAACKSGGLVYIPAGDYAMSTWVKLANGKAWALQIDGVIYRTGTDGGNMIMIEHTSDFELYSSTSSGAMQGLGYEFHASNNWSGPRLLRLWDVSDFSVHDLILVDSPSFHFSIDTCSNGEVYNMAIRGGNHGGLDGVDVWSTNIWIHDLEVTNKDECVTVKSPAKNILVENIYCNLSGGCAMGSLGADTDISDITYKNIYTWNSNQMMMIKSNGGSGTVSNVVFENFIGHGNAYSLDIDSFWSSMSAVSGDGVTLNNITIKNWKGTEANGAQRGPIKIICPDKVPCYNILIEDFAMWTETGSKQWYSCQSAYGSGFCLKSGSHHTSYAVTTTTVSSAPSGYSAAKMASDLSTDSGSTKSIPIPTIPTSFYPGATPYSALMSKQSTKAAKARAVDMSVETPAAASRSEQVVQGAPQETGQSAPESAGPVPSGNPGPVPTGGSRPSRHRHGHHHFGSAI, from the exons ATGCGTCTTCACGCCTTTACTTTGCTCTCTCTTCTAGGGCTGGTACCTAGCTTTGCTGCTGCATCACTTTCCGGCTCTGTCGGACCCCTGACCTCGGCGTCTGCAAAGGCGGCCAAGAAGACATGCAATGTGCTCGACTATGGAGCAAAAGCAGACAAGAAGACCGATCTGGGACCACCTCTCGCGGCAGCATTTGCGGCCTGTAAGTCGGGTGGACTGGTGTATATCCCCGCCGGGGACTATGCCATGTCCACCTGGGTCAAGCTGGCAAATGGTAAAGCATGGGCGCTGCAAATCGACGGAGTCATCTACCGGACCGGCACGGATGGTGGcaacatgatcatgatcgaGCATACCAGCGACTTTGAGCTCTACAGCAGTACGTCGTCGGGTGCCATGCAGGGCCTGGGATATGAGTTTCACGCCTCCAACAACTGGAGTGGGCCTCGTCTACTTCGACTGTGGGATGTCTCGGACTTCTCGGTTCATGACTTGATTCTCGTCGATTCCCCCTCCTTTCACTTCTCTATCGACACTTGCTCCAATGGGGAGGTCTATAATATGGCGATCCGTGGTGGAAACCATGGTGGACTGGACGGTGTCGATGTGTGGAGCACCAACATCTGGATCCATGAT CTCGAGGTGACGAACAAGGACGAATGTGTAACGGTCAAG AGTCCCGCAAAGAACATCCTCGTGGAGAACATCTACTGTAACCTGAGCGGTGGTTGCGCCATGGGCTCCCTTGGGGCAGACACGGATATCAGCGACATCACCTACAAGAACATCTACACCTGGAACTCAAAccagatgatgatgatcaagagCAATGGTGGCAGCGGCACTGTTTCGAATGTCGTTTTTGAGAATTTCATCG GTCACGGCAACGCTTATTCGTTGGACATCGACAGCTTCTGGAGCAGCATGAGCGCAGTGTCAGGAGATGGTGTCACACTGAACAACATTACGATCAAGAATTGGAAGGGAACCGAGGCGAACGGCGCACAACGCGGGcccatcaagatcatctgTCCTGATAAAGTGCCCTGTTACAACATCCTTATTGAAGACTTTGCCATGTGGACCGAGACCGGCAGCAAGCAGTGGTACTCGTGCCAAAGTGCCTATGGTTCGGGATTCTGCCTAAAGTCAGGATCTCATCACACCTCTTACGCAGTGACCACGACCACCGTCAGCAGTGCTCCGTCAGGCTATTCAGCGGCGAAGATGGCTTCGGATTTGTCGACTGATTCCGGCAGCACCAAGTCAATTCCGATCCCGACCATTCCCACGTCTTTCTATCCGGGTGCAACTCCTTACAGCGCTTTGATGTCTAAGCAGTCTACTAAAGCCGCCAAGGCACGCGCAGTTGACATGAGCGTGGAGACGCCTGCAGCCGCATCCCGTTCAGAGCAAGTGGTGCAGGGCGCTCCACAGGAAACCGGTCAGTCAGCTCCTGAGAGTGCTGGTCCTGTGCCTTCGGGTAATCCTGGTCCAGTGCCCACAGGCGGCAGTCGACCATCGAGACACCGTCATGGTCACCACCACTTCGGGAGCGCAATATAA
- a CDS encoding putative ABC transporter produces MPLSTLIPSVGASAILLLSIPHVRQLLADYGSKKAYRLIKSSNNDELITSGKSPRSVWQRITVVVVAVAATIAAVWSCFSRQPVLASNVLHFATWLTILVQELVLISRQNPEARYRLGYYSALASLAVGICLAWPYALSLHSNPDFNLTSRDASSIVQLVAALVLVFVNLAFPRGPTLYRNGRPVDSQKSVSFLNRYTFSWAYRTLSIAAKNKRLNIDDLPVIGDEVRAKTLSSSFFAVSAASAQWRRWLKLYWAEITFQVILQLVANAVNFLPHFLLLTILRLFEDRDAGASNQLQLWLAALGLGLSMVVTSWSISLRDFVADMKLSLPINEQLLAVISKKAMSLKDVVISADDSENEDAASDKDDDDADDDAPPRTKHSVLNLLGVDVERVSEFVAYSHLLLDCVLELSIAIVFLVYLMGWKPIAAGCAIPVLLIPFYYHLTNRYSEQEQALMDRRDDKSSNLTVMMRGIRQIKFSALETQWYDKILGLREKELRNQYTVFQLDVFLTAIWTLGPLCMSCLSIATHIYLNGSIAVSVAFTALSLFENLQSVLSMFPEMFTELLDARVSLRRIEGFLDLEEHEDKRVRGDAISFRDATIAWPSAGSEDATGQFQLTGLNLDLPPRELSVISGRSGAGKSLLLQALIGEADIVKGTAIFPHSSATNRPAGEENWIVDGLVAYVSQDPWIENATIRDAILFGLPFNPERYDKVIHACALSHDLQSFPDGDRTDIGANGINLSGGQKWRLALARALYSRASILVLDDIFSAVDSNVGRHLYDHALTGSLAKERTRVLATHHVRLCLGGAAYLVRLENGRVVQAGHPSSLLQDETPDQRLDDSTSDPSDSTPTTLKPVQRTNATPRSDGQPKKYYEEEKRERGVVRAEVYKAYMKASGGYSRWILVAVLCILTLILNLAAPYWVSIWTRAYNESPPRSILTQSGDHPDFRTGGLHLDHRLVYYSSIYFALAFASWILDIIRIQTILRGSIRASKVMFEQFAQTILRAPLRFLDMTPVGQILNRFTSDFGTFDSNLALDLSYLLHSGIMILGVIAAASVTSPLIVGLGLLTLLASWTVAFFFVTGAREAKRLESTARSPIFELVGSLLTGLPTIRAFGRENAYLKRMYDLIDIHCQALWHKRLFSCWMAFWMSMVGAIFVASVTITFVTIRTLDAPLAGFALSFALELSEHISWFLSQYAKLELDANAAERIVEYTQLDQEPQSGIPVPASWPPAGEIQVTDLCVAYGPDLPPVLQGLTFTLRAGERVGIVGRTGAGKSSLALALLRCLDARSGSIHIDGTDLAQVRLHDLRSRVGIIPQDPVVFAGTVREVLDPFGQHDDRELLDALAEVGLLRSEDYAPGDYKDGFSLDATIIEGGRNLSQGQKQLLCLARALVSRPKILIMDEATASIDMESDIRIQRTLRQVIRGCTLLVIAHRLSTIADFDKIIVLDGGRVVEMGPPGELMMIENGIFRGLVQESGERAVIEGMIHGNTREL; encoded by the exons ATGCCTTTGTCGACCCTCATCCCCTCCGTAGGGGCATCAGCGATCTTGCTCCTATCCATCCCTCATGTTCGTCAGCTTCTCGCCGACTATGGAAGCAAGAAAGCATACAGATTAATCAAATCAAGCAACAATGATGAGTTGATCACCAGCGGCAAGTCGCCACGATCAGTCTGGCAGCGCATCACTGTAGTTGTGGTGGCAGTAGCAGCCACAATTGCGGCAGTCTGGTCGTGCTTCAGCAGACAACCAGTGCTTGCGTCAAATGTCCTTCATTTCGCGACGTGG CTCACGATCCTTGTCCAAGAATTGGTCCTCATAAGCCGTCAAAATCCAGAAGCCAGGTATCGCCTAGGCTACTACAGCGCCTTGGCTAGTCTGGCCGTAGGCATCTGCCTGGCCTGGCCATATGCGTTGTCGTTGCACAGCAACCCTGACTTCAACCTGACTTCCCGAGATGCATCGAGTATTGTTCAACTGGTCGCCGCGCTCGTTCTAGTCTTCGTGAACCTCGCCTTCCCAAGAGGGCCTACCCTCTACCGCAATGGCCGTCCAGTCGATTCTCAGAAATCTGTCTCGTTCCTAAACCGATACACCTTCTCCTGGGCGTATAGAACCCTTTCCATCGCGGCAAAGAATAAACGACTCAACATTGATGACCTCCCAGTTATTGGAGACGAAGTTCGTGCAAAGACgctctccagctccttctttGCAGTCAGCGCAGCCTCGGCGCAATGGAGGAGGTGGCTTAAGCTGTACTGGGCAGAGATCACCTTTCAGGTAATCCTGCAGCTCGTCGCCAATGCGGTCAACTTCCTCCCtcacttcctcctccttacCATCCTTCGCCTCTTTGAGGACCGTGATGCGGGAGCAAGCAACCAGTTGCAACTATGGTTGGCTGCCCTAGGTCTTGGGCTATCGATGGTGGTCACCTCATGGTCCATATCCCTGAGAGACTTTGTAGCTGATATGAAGCTTTCTCTGCCGATCAATGAACAGCTGCTCGCGGTCATATCCAAGAAAGCCATGAGCTTGAAGGATGTCGTGATCTCCGCCGACGATAGCGAGAATGAGGATGCTGCGAGCGAcaaagacgacgatgatgccgatgacgatgctcCACCCAGGACAAAACATTCTgtcctcaatctcctcggcgTAGACGTGGAAAGAGTCTCCGAGTTCGTCGCCTACAGCCATCTGCTTCTCGACTGCGTGCTTGAGCTTAGcatcgccatcgtcttcctcgtatACCTGATGGGATGGAAACCCATCGCGGCTGGCTGCGCTATCCCTGTCCTTCTTATACCTTTCTACTACCATTTAACGAATCGGTACAGTGAACAGGAACAAGCCCTCATGGACCGCCGGGACGACAAATCTTCGAATCTGACGGTCATGATGCGCGGCATACGGCAGATCAAGTTCAGCGCGCTGGAAACACAATGGTACGACAAGATCCTGGGATTGCGCGAAAAAGAGCTGCGTAACCAGTACACTGTCTTCCAACTCGACGTCTTCCTGACTGCCATCTGGACGCTCGGCCCGCTGTGCATGAGCTGTCTCTCCATCGCGACGCATATCTACCTGAATGGCTCAATTGCCGTCTCAGTTGCGTTCACCGCGCTGTCGCTCTTTGAAAATCTACAGAGCGTGCTCAGCATGTTCCCGGAGATGTTTACCGAACTACTGGATGCCAGGGTCAGCCTTCGGAGAATCGAGGGCTTCCTAGATCTGGAAGAACACGAGGACAAGAGGGTGCGGGGTGACGCTATATCATTTCGCGACGCAACCATTGCATGGCCGTCAGCTGGGTCAGAAGACGCAACAGGGCAGTTCCAGCTCACGGGTCTCAATCTGGACCTCCCTCCACGTGAGCTCTCAGTTATTTCCGGACGGAGTGGTGCTGGCAAGTCACTACTCCTTCAAGCACTCATTGGCGAAGCCGACATCGTAAAGGGGACTGCAATCTTCCCTCACTCATCAGCCACCAATCGGCCAGCTGGCGAGGAAAACTGGATAGTGGATGGTCTGGTTGCCTATGTTTCCCAGGATCCATGGATTGAGAACGCAACGATCCGGGATGCCATCTTGTTTGGGCTGCCGTTTAACCCCGAGCGCTATGACAAGGTCATTCACGCCTGCGCGCTCTCGCATGATCTTCAGTCGTTTCCTGACGGCGATAGAACGGATATTGGTGCTAATGGGATCAATCTGAGCGGGGGGCAGAAGTGGCGTCTGGCGTTGGCGAGGGCGCTGTATAGTCGTGCGAGTATTCTCGTTTTGGATGATATCTTTAGTGCGGTTGATTCGAATGTTGGACGGCATCTCTATGACCATGCTTTGACTGGCAGTCTTGCGAAAGAGCGAACTAGGGTCCTGGCCACTCACCATGTTCGATTGTGTCTTGGAGGAGCTGCGTACCTGGTGAGGCTGGAGAATGGCAGAGTTGTGCAAGCAGGGCATCCATCCAGTCTTCTGCAAGACGAAACTCCCGACCAAAGACTCGATGACAGCACATCAGACCCGTCGGATAGCACACCTACGACATTGAAGCCTGTTCAGCGAACAAACGCTACTCCGCGTTCAGATGGCCAGCCCAAAAAGTActacgaggaagagaagcgaGAGCGTGGTGTGGTCAGGGCCGAGGTGTACAAGGCTTATATGAAAGCCTCCGGGGGCTACTCTCGCTGGATTCTCGTCGCCGTCCTTTGCATCTTAACGCTGATCCTGAACCTGGCAGCTCCGTACTGGGTTTCAATTTGGACCAGAGCATACAATGAAAGTCCTCCGCGGTCGATCCTCACACAGTCTGGTGATCATCCAGATTTCAGGACTGGTGGGCTGCATCTGGACCATCGCCTTGTCTACTATAGCTCGATTTACTTCGCCTTGGCATTTGCATCGTGGATCCTGGACATCATCAGGATCCAGACGATCCTCCGCGGCTCCATTAGAGCTTCCAAGGTGATGTTCGAACAGTTCGCCCAGACCATCCTCCGGGCCCCTCTCCGATTCCTCGATATGACACCAGTTGGGCAGATCCTGAACCGGTTCACGTCGGATTTCGGTACCTTCGACTCGAACCTTGCTCTGGATCTCTCGTATCTCCTGCATAGCGGCATCATGATCCTCGGAGTCATTGCCGCGGCTTCGGTCACTTCTCCTCTTATCGTCGGCCTTGGCCTGCTGACTCTCTTGGCATCATGGACAgtcgctttcttcttcgtgaCCGGCGCCCGCGAGGCAAAACGGCTAGAAAGTACCGCTCGATCGCCCATCTTCGAGCTGGTCGGGTCTCTTCTGACTGGGCTGCCTACCATCCGTGCATTCGGCAGGGAGAACGCGTACCTGAAGCGCATGTACGATCTGATTGACATCCACTGCCAGGCCCTCTGGCACAAGCGGTTATTCtcctgctggatggcgtTTTGGATGAGCATGGTTGGAGCAATT TTCGTCGCCTCCGTGACCATCACCTTCGTCACCATCCGCACCCTCGACGCCCCCCTCGCCGGATTCGCCCTCAGCTTCGCCCTGGAACTCTCCGAGCACATCTCTTGGTTCCTCTCGCAGTACGCCAAACTCGAACTAGACGCCAACGCCGCCGAGCGCATAGTCGAGTACACGCAGCTCGACCAGGAACCCCAATCCGGCATTCCCGTACCCGCCTCCTGGCCGCCCGCCGGCGAGATCCAGGTGACCGATCTCTGCGTGGCCTACGGGCCCGACCTCCCGCCCGTCCTGCAGGGCCTCACCTTCACCCTGCGCGCCGGCGAGCGAGTCGGGATCGTGGGCCGAACAGGCGCAGGCAAATCCTCGCTCGCCCTGGCGCTCCTCCGCTGCCTGGACGCGCGGTCCGGATCCATCCACATCGACGGGACCGATCTCGCCCAGGTGCGGCTACACGATCTCCGCTCGCGCGTGGGCATCATCCCGCAGGACCCGGTTGTGTTTGCTGGCACGGTGCGCGAGGTTCTGGACCCGTTCGGCCAGCATGATGATCGCGAGTTGCTTGACGCTCTGGCTGAAGTTGGGCTGCTCCGGTCAGAAGACTATGCTCCGGGGGATTACAAGGACGGGTTCTCCCTCGATGCAACTATCATCGAAGGAGGACGAAACCTCTCGCAGGGCCAAAAGCAGCTCCTCTGTCTTGCGCGTGCGCTGGTCTCGCGGCCGAAGATCCTGATCATGGACGAGGCGACGGCGTCCATCGATATGGAGTCGGACATTCGGATCCAGCGCACGCTGCGGCAGGTGATTCGTGGGTGTACGTTGCTGGTTATTGCGCATCGACTGTCGACGATTGCGGACTTTGATAAAATTATTGTTCTGGATGGGGGGAGAGTGGTGGAGATGGGGCCACCGGGCGagctgatgatgattgagAATGGGATTTTCCGGGGGTTAGTGCAGGAGAGTGGAGAGAGGGCGGTGATTGAGGGGATGATTCATGGCAATACTAGAGAACTCTGA
- a CDS encoding alpha-1,2-mannosidase family protein yields the protein MKQRTDSPPARPHRRSLILSAIAAALLTMPCLSVLLVVALLHPAVKATDLTSYVNLFTGTQNGGNNFPGVARPFGMVKLGPDLLNPGTDAYSGYLPTGAFSGFSMMHEQGTGGAPKYGTVAQLPLVGDVPDPLSNRTVARAGADEAEVGYYRARTTDGVAVELAATARAGMYRYTFPAGKTGNVLVDVSHVLPSFRGQGLGQRYKGGNLRIFADGHYEGHGVYDNGWNRAPDWAIYFCWLRIFFVSVLCLGEILLTVVNSSNATYIGTDAQGSVRQESGSASSTSASTRVGGLFAFQDEVVTSRVGISWISTQKACKHVQDEIPPGTAFTAVVDATKAEWNTTVLSKVTTTNTNNTSLELLYTSLYFMHLIPTNQTGENPSWTSSEPYYQDIFTYWDLFRCSEALMQVLQPTAYEEQIRSLIDIWRFEGYLPDARSSNYNGRTQGGSNADNILADAYVKGVRGAVNWEDGYKALVQDAEVAPPNDPIDPMAPDSSTKEGRGALPDWLALGFITPKYTRAVTRAVEYACNDFAVYQVASGLQKQADAEKYLNRSRNWRNHWNPEQTSLGFSGFVVPRSTSGFLETDPLADSGYWGDPYYEASSWAYSWASVHDMKEMVERMGGEQTVVDRLNTMFTEGASGSNGMIFDPTNEPSFLIQAGKKKKKKGMFNIPYLYNYVNRQDLSVAQSRKVAKKYFNTGVAGLPGNSDAGAMQTWLLWNMIGLYPITGQTTFLIHSPWFESLTIDLGGGKQLRVTATGGDGNGDSKIYVQSLKVNGNPWRKNWLTWHDVFENGGTLEFELGESPSGWFTGELPPSPAS from the exons ATGAAACAGCGTACTGACTCTCCCCCCGCCAGGCCTCATCGTCGCTCACTTATCCTATCGGCAATAGCAGCCGCGTTACTAACGATGCCCTGTCTGAGTGTCCTCCTAGTCGTAGCCCTGTTACATCCCGCCGTCAAAGCCACCGACCTAACATCCTACGTGAACCTCTT CACCGGCACCCAAAATGGCGGGAACAACTTCCCCGGCGTCGCCCGCCCCTTCGGCATGGTCAAACTCGGCCCGGACTTGCTCAACCCGGGCACAGACGCCTACTCAGGCTACCTGCCCACCGGCGCTTTCTCGGGCTTCAGCATGATGCACGAGCAAGGCACCGGCGGCGCCCCCAAGTACGGGACTGTCGCGCAGTTACCGCTCGTCGGCGACGTCCCCGACCCGCTGTCGAATAGGACGGTGGCGCGGGCCGGCGCCGACGAGGCTGAGGTCGGATACTACCGCGCGCGCACGACGGACGGCGTGGCTGTTGAATTGGCTGCTACCGCGCGCGCGGGCATGTATCGGTATACGTTCCCGGCCGGGAAGACAGGGAATGTGCTGGTGGATGTGTCGCATGTTCTGCCGTCGTTTCGGGGGCAGGGGCTGGGTCAGAGGTATAAGGGGGGGAATTTGAGGATTTTTGCCGATGGCCATTATGAGGGGCATGGAGTGTATGATAATGGGTGGAATCGGGCCCCGGATTGGGCTATTTACTTTTGTTGGTTGCGAATTTTTTTTGTGTCAGTGTTGTGCTTGGGGGAAATTTTGCTGACGGTGGTGAATTCCAG CAACGCGACGTATATTGGGACGGATGCGCAGGGTAGTGTCAGGCAGGAGAGCGGCTCCGCGTCTTCGACTTCGGCGTCGACGCGGGTTGGAGGACTCTTCGCCTTCCAGGACGAGGTGGTGACGTCTCGGGTTGGAATCTCGTGGATCTCCACGCAGAAAGCCTGCAAGCACGTCCAGGATGAAATCCCCCCGGGGACAGCGTTCACCGCTGTAGTTGACGCCACCAAGGCTGAATGGAACACCACCGTCTTGTCCAAGGTGACCActaccaacaccaacaacaCCAGCCTCGAGCTGCTGTACACCTCGCTGTACTTTATGCACTTGATTCCGACAAACCAGACAGGCGAGAATCCCAGCTGGACATCCTCAGAGCCCTACTACCAGGATATCTTCACGTACTGG GACCTCTTCCGCTGCTCCGAAGCTCTCATGCAAGTCCTGCAGCCCACCGCCTACGAAGAGCAGATCCGCTCCCTGATCGACATCTGGCGGTTCGAAGGCTACCTGCCGGACGCCCGCTCCTCCAACTACAACGGCCGCACCCAGGGCGGCTCCAACGCAGACAACATCCTGGCCGACGCCTACGTCAAGGGCGTCCGCGGCGCCGTCAACTGGGAAGACGGGTACAAAGCCCTGGTGCAAGACGCCGAGGTCGCGCCCCCCAACGACCCCATCGACCCGATGGCGCCGGATTCATCCACAAAAGAAGGCCGCGGCGCGCTCCCCGACTGGTTAGCTCTGGGGTTCATCACGCCAAAGTACACCCGGGCCGTGACGCGCGCGGTGGAATACGCCTGCAATGACTTCGCGGTGTACCAGGTGGCGTCAGGACTACAGAAGCAGGCCGACGCGGAGAAATACCTCAACCGCTCGCGCAACTGGCGCAACCACTGGAATCCGGAGCAGACGTCGCTGGGGTTCTCGGGGTTTGTGGTCCCGCGAAGTACCTCCGGATTTCTGGAGACGGATCCTCTAGCGGACAGCGGGTACTGGGGGGATCCGTACTACGAGGCGAGCTCGTGGGCGTACTCGTGGGCGAGTGTGCATGATATGAAGGAGATGGTTGAGCGCATGGGAGGCGAGCAAACGGTTGTCGATCGGCTAAATACCATGTTTACGGAGGGGGCGAGCGGGTCCAATGGGATGATTTTCGATCCTACGAATGAGCC aagcttcttgatccaggcaggaaaaaaaaaaaaaaaaaaggg CATGTTCAACATCCCATACCTATACAATTACGTCAACCGACAGGATCTCTCCGTCGCGCAATCTCGCAAAGTCGCCAAGAAGTACTTCAATACCGGCGTCGCAGGTCTACCGGGGAACAGCGACGCTGGAGCGATGCAGACATGGCTGCTCTGGAATATGATCGGGCTGTATCCGATTACAGGGCAGACGACGTTCCTCATCCACTCACCGTGGTTTGAGTCTCTGACGATCGATCTAGGGGGGGGGAAGCAGCTGCGTGTCACGGCAACCGGGGGTGACGGCAACGGGGACAGCAAGATTTATGTGCAAAGTCTCAAGGTTAATGGGAACCCGTGGCGGAAGAACTGGCTGACATGGCATGATGTCTTTGAGAATGGAGGGACGCTGGAGTTTGAGCTGGGGGAGAGCCCGAGTGGCTGGTTCACGGGTGAGCTGCCTCCCAGCCCTGCGTCGTAA